The following proteins are co-located in the Vigna unguiculata cultivar IT97K-499-35 chromosome 9, ASM411807v1, whole genome shotgun sequence genome:
- the LOC114163773 gene encoding uncharacterized protein LOC114163773, which yields MSKPKTQRKPTITKHVSQNQNQNQELQKTEKQPSWVVRGLLACRNVQIQQHQHQQQQKEAKPPPEAKDHQQRKKQEQRKLQEERVPEDNSKKSKKMKCSGSLCNNTKITAKPDTSTPDIHKKRLFLNGCNSNNDASSRSMKAPLTEHNGPVSASSSSLSASSNSSGAGSFRGMPFRRLSGCYECRMVVDPVLGFTRDPSLRSSICSCPDCGEIMKAESLEHHQAVKHAVSELGPEDTSKNIVEIIFHSSWLKKQSPVCKIDRILKVHNTQKTITRFEEYRDSIKAKATKLPKKHPRCIADGNELLRFHCTSFACSLGLNGSSNLCNSIPQCNVCSIIKHGFKVAGGTGILTTATSGKAHDKACVDESEEKRAMLVCRVIAGRVKKNAEGGMEEYDSVAGAVGAYSNLDELVVFNPRAILPCFVVIYSGF from the exons ATGagcaaacccaaaacccaaaggAAACCAACCATTACCAAACATGTCagccaaaaccaaaaccaaaaccaagagctgcagaaaacagaaaaacaacCTTCATGGGTGGTAAGAGGCCTGTTGGCTTGTAGGAATGTTCAAATCCAGCAACATCAGCATCAGCAGCAGCAGAAGGAAGCAAAACCACCACCAGAAGCAAAAGATCATcaacaaaggaaaaaacaaGAACAGAGAAAGCTGCAAGAGGAACGAGTCCCGGAAGATAACAGCAAGAAGAGCAAGAAGATGAAGTGCTCAGGTTCGCTTTGTAACAACACCAAGATCACGGCAAAGCCGGACACATCAACCCCAGATATCCACAAGAAAAGGTTGTTTCTAAATGGATGCAACAGCAACAACGATGCTTCCAGCAGATCCATGAAAGCACCTCTTACTGAACACAATGGACCCGTCTCAGCTTCTTCCTCCTCATTGTCAGCATCTTCCAATTCTTCTGGCGCTGGCTCTTTCAGGGGAATGCCATTCAGGAGACTTTCCGGCTGTTATGAGTGTAGAATGGTGGTAGACCCTGTTCTAGGATTCACTAGAGACCCTTCTCTCAGGAGTAGCATTTGTTCTTGCCCCGACTGTGGCGAGATCATGAAAGCTGAAAGCTTGGAGCATCACCAGGCTGTTAAACATGCAG TTTCTGAACTGGGTCCAGAAGACACCAGCAAGAACATAGTTGAAATAATATTCCACTCAAGCTGGCTGAAGAAGCAATCTCCAGTGTGCAAAATAGACCGCATCCTCAAGGTCCACAACACCCAGAAAACCATTACCAGATTCGAAGAGTACAGAGACTCCATAAAAGCAAAGGCCACGAAACTCCCCAAGAAACACCCACGTTGCATAGCAGATGGCAACGAGCTACTCAGGTTTCACTGCACCTCCTTCGCGTGTTCTCTAGGCCTAAACGGGTCCTCCAACTTGTGCAACTCCATTCCACAGTGCAACGTTTGCAGCATAATCAAGCACGGGTTCAAGGTTGCCGGAGGAACCGGAATCTTGACAACGGCAACGAGTGGGAAGGCACACGACAAGGCGTGTGTGGACGAGAGTGAAGAGAAGAGAGCAATGCTGGTTTGTCGGGTTATAGCAGGAAGGGTGAAGAAGAATGCAGAAGGGGGCATGGAGGAGTATGATTCGGTTGCAGGGGCTGTTGGGGCTTATTCCAATTTGGATGAGTTGGTTGTGTTCAACCCAAGAGCTATTTTGCCTTGCTTTGTTGTAATCTATAGTGGCTTTTGA